The Ornithorhynchus anatinus isolate Pmale09 chromosome 1, mOrnAna1.pri.v4, whole genome shotgun sequence genome includes a window with the following:
- the GPR68 gene encoding ovarian cancer G-protein coupled receptor 1, with protein sequence MYNVTEKEDPSPDPSEGEVARAQKMENSTEKMPVNNSSSCIIDHTIHQTLAPVVYIMVLVAGLPANCLSLYYGYLQIKAKNELGVYLCNLTMADLLYICSLPFWLQYVLQHDNWPHNDLSCLICGILLYENIYISVGFLCCISIDRYLAVAHPFRFHRFRTVKAAVAVSAVVWVKELLTSIYFFVHERVFKDEENHRVCFEHYPIQLWQRNINYYRFFVGFLFPICLLLFSYWGILRAVRKSHGTQKNRKSQIKRLVLSTVVIFLACFLPYHVLLLVRSLWEATCEFANNIFNIYHFSLLLTSFNCVADPVLYCFVSENTHRDLARLRNSCCAFLRCAKTGTSRELYQLNTPNTSGKNKTPTEEPELLRKLHATGEDFSVLNTGNCPSRILAETDGYQAEGPI encoded by the coding sequence ATGTACAATGTTACTGAAAAGGAAGACCCATCGCCTGACCCCTCGGAGGGGGAGGTAGCGCGTGCCCAGAAGATGGAGAACTCTACAGAGAAGATGCCGGTGAACAATTCCTCCAGCTGCATCATCGACCACACCATCCACCAGACCCTGGCTCCCGTGGTGTACATCATGGTGTTGGTGGCCGGCCTCCCAGCAAACTGCCTCTCGCTTTACTACGGCTATCTGCAGATCAAGGCCAAGAATGAACTGGGCGTCTACCTGTGTAACCTGACCATGGCTGACCTTCTGTACATCTGCTCCCTGCCCTTCTGGCTCCAGTATGTCCTGCAGCATGACAACTGGCCCCACAATGACCTCTCATGCTTGATCTGCGGGATCCTCCTCTATGAGAACATCTACATCAGTGTGGGCTTCCTCTGCTGCATCTCCATCGATCGGTACTTGGCCGTAGCCCATCCCTTCCGCTTCCACCGCTTCCGGACGGTGAAAGCTGCTGTGGCGGTCAGTGCGGTCGTCTGGGTCAAGGAGCTGCTGACCAGCATCTATTTCTTTGTGCATGAAAGGGTCTTCAAGGATGAGGAAAACCACCGAGTGTGCTTCGAACATTACCCCATCCAGCTTTGGCAGCGCAACATTAACTATTACCGTTTCTTCGTCGgttttctcttccccatctgcCTACTGCTCTTCTCTTACTGGGGCATCTTGCGGGCCGTCCGCAAGAGCCACGGTACCCAGAAGAACAGGAAGAGTCAGATCAAGAGGCTGGTCCTGAGCACAGTGGTCATTTTCCTCGCCTGCTTCCTGCCCTATCACGTCTTGCTGCTGGTGCGCAGCTTGTGGGAGGCCACTTGTGAGTTTGCCAACAACATCTTCAACATCTaccatttttctctcctcctgacCAGCTTCAACTGTGTGGCCGATCCAGTGCTATACTGCTTTGTGAGTGAGAACACCCACCGGGACCTTGCCAGGCTCCGGAACTCCTGCTGTGCCTTCCTCAGGTGTGCCAAGACTGGGACATCCCGGGAATTGTACCAGCTGAATACTCCCAACACCTCTGGGAAAAACAAGACCCCAACGGAAGAGCCAGAGCTGCTGAGGAAACTTCACGCGACCGGGGAGGACTTTTCTGTACTCAACACGGGGAACTGTCCCTCCAGAATCTTAGCCGAGACAGACGGCTATCAGGCAGAGGGACCGATTTAG